The stretch of DNA CTTAAGGTACCTGCTTCTTTCTGTAAAATTTCGGAACATTACCAGGTACCGAAATTTTACGAATAGAACCTGGTACCTATTGGAGTCTGATGCGTTTTTCTCAAGATTTTATTGAGAGAGTTTCTGAAGCGAATAACATCGTCGACATCATCTCTCAATACACTCAGTTAAAACCAAGTGGCAGCGGCCTTATGGGCCGTTGTCCATTTCCGGATCATGCCGAAAAAACGGCGTCGTTTTCGGTATCTGAGACCAAGCAAGTTTACCACTGCTTTGGCTGTCATAAGTCCGGAAACATGTTTTCGTTCTTGCGCGACTATCAGGGCATGAGCTTTCCGGAAGCGGTGGAATATCTTGCGGGAAGAGCCAGCATCCCGATGCCAGCACCCGAAGCGCAAGACAACCAACAAGTCGATCAAGCGGCGGAAAAAAAGAAGTCGTTGTTAAAAGTAAATAAGCTCGCAGCTAATTACTTTTCAGAGCAACTTAAACGTGTTCCGTATGATCATCCTGTTAAAAAATACATTGCCAGTCGCGGACTTTCTCAAGAAGTCATTGAGCTTTTTGGAATTGGTTACGCAATTGCGGAATGGGATGGCTTAGAAAAACATTTGGCCGCACAGAAAGTCCCGATGCCCTTGGCTGAAGAGGCGAGGTTGGTTAAAGCGCGGACAAATAAATCCGGCTACTTTGATATTTTCAGAGACCGCCTGATGTTCCCGATCTTTTCACCTATGGGTGAACCAATTGCGTTCGGCGGCCGTTATTTAGAAAAAAAAGAAACGGAGCCTAAATACTTAAACTCTCCTGAAACGCCGGTGTTTATTAAAGGCCGTGTGCTTTATGGATTGTCGCAAACAGCTCGCTATATCCGCAGCGAAGACATGGCATTGATCGTTGAAGGCTATATGGATTTGGTATCACTGTACCAATCCGGCATTAAAAACGTTGTTGCCACCATGGGAACGGCTTTAACGCCAGATCATGGAAAGATGCTAAAACGTATGACCAAGAATGTCGTAGCGCTTTTTGACGGAGACAGCGCGGGGATGGAAGCCGCCGAACGCAGCTTGCCGATCTTGCTGGCGGCCGATCTTTATCCAAAAGGGCTCACCCTTCCTAACGGAATGGACCCAGACGATTACGT from Bdellovibrio bacteriovorus encodes:
- the dnaG gene encoding DNA primase produces the protein MRFSQDFIERVSEANNIVDIISQYTQLKPSGSGLMGRCPFPDHAEKTASFSVSETKQVYHCFGCHKSGNMFSFLRDYQGMSFPEAVEYLAGRASIPMPAPEAQDNQQVDQAAEKKKSLLKVNKLAANYFSEQLKRVPYDHPVKKYIASRGLSQEVIELFGIGYAIAEWDGLEKHLAAQKVPMPLAEEARLVKARTNKSGYFDIFRDRLMFPIFSPMGEPIAFGGRYLEKKETEPKYLNSPETPVFIKGRVLYGLSQTARYIRSEDMALIVEGYMDLVSLYQSGIKNVVATMGTALTPDHGKMLKRMTKNVVALFDGDSAGMEAAERSLPILLAADLYPKGLTLPNGMDPDDYVKKYGADALKVELERAPDLFAMILARWMESYRGEASEKVKLADKLKPLFVVIPDLRLRDLYLAEAAQKMGVTLPWLRQAVGIQGSGPVYSQNKPAMSRTISSSGTGPVANQNPTEEASSSGVDGKISLKGASKAELLLLGLVLKSRANFDQFVNEKVDESIAHPGVKKILEKALDVYRQDLNKFDKLTSLLVSYVDQPEYLFEAGPTGPTDPGFDEETEMKLLRDCFKRVRQDFLKEKSKQLARDLKTEPSSEKLEQIMNIQRNRISLNKG